The following coding sequences are from one Achromobacter sp. B7 window:
- a CDS encoding TerC family protein, with translation MELSSAAFWIALLQIIWVNILLSGDNAVVIALAARSLPPAQQKKAITIGSAAAIIMRIVLTLVAAKLLLLPYLKLIGALLLVYIGVTLLLPEGEDDGAGKTQGNLLTAIRTIMIADLVMSLDNVVAVAAAAMGDTTLLVLGLAISIPLVIFGSTLLLKVIERFPIIVWVGAALLGFIAGELLVGDPALQEPVARIDAALGVSHHSFELMTGALGAILVLAIGKVLLMRQKAE, from the coding sequence ATGGAACTCAGTTCAGCGGCATTCTGGATAGCGCTGCTCCAGATCATTTGGGTCAATATTCTGCTATCGGGCGACAACGCCGTGGTTATTGCGCTGGCGGCGCGCTCGCTGCCTCCGGCGCAGCAAAAGAAAGCGATCACGATCGGCTCGGCCGCCGCGATCATCATGCGTATCGTGCTGACCCTGGTGGCGGCCAAGTTGCTGTTGTTGCCGTACCTGAAGCTGATCGGCGCGTTGCTGCTGGTCTACATCGGCGTGACGCTGTTGTTGCCGGAAGGCGAAGACGACGGCGCGGGCAAGACGCAGGGTAATCTGCTGACCGCCATCCGCACTATCATGATTGCCGACTTGGTCATGAGCCTGGACAACGTGGTGGCCGTCGCTGCCGCGGCGATGGGCGACACGACCTTGCTGGTGTTGGGCCTGGCCATCAGCATCCCCTTGGTCATCTTCGGCAGCACGTTGCTTTTGAAGGTTATCGAGCGCTTCCCGATCATCGTCTGGGTGGGTGCGGCGTTGCTGGGCTTTATCGCCGGCGAATTGTTGGTGGGTGATCCCGCCTTGCAAGAGCCGGTGGCGCGTATCGACGCGGCCCTGGGCGTATCGCATCACAGTTTCGAACTGATGACGGGTGCATTGGGCGCGATTCTGGTGCTGGCAATTGGTAAAGTTTTGCTGATGCGCCAGAAAGCTGAATGA
- a CDS encoding TerC family protein codes for MLEFFQTLSWAAVFQIILIDILLGGDNAVVIALACRNLAPKQRMQGILWGTAGAIILRVVLIAFALTLLSIPFLKVVGGLLLVWIGVKLLIPEDDAHGNVKGGTSIAAAIKTIIIADFVMSLDNVIAIAGAAQNAHADHQIGLVAFGLIVSVPIIIWGSTLVLKLIDKYPLVVTFGAALLGWIAGGMLITDVVVERQFGVQPTTVKIAAEIIGALLVVVLGRWLASRKTASKESAHESA; via the coding sequence GTGCTTGAGTTTTTCCAGACGCTGAGTTGGGCAGCGGTATTCCAGATCATCCTCATCGACATCCTGCTCGGCGGCGACAACGCGGTGGTTATCGCGCTGGCGTGCCGCAACCTTGCGCCCAAGCAGCGCATGCAGGGCATTCTTTGGGGCACCGCGGGCGCCATCATCCTGCGTGTCGTGCTGATTGCTTTCGCATTGACGCTTCTGTCGATTCCTTTCCTGAAGGTCGTTGGCGGTCTGCTGCTGGTCTGGATCGGCGTCAAGCTCTTGATCCCTGAAGACGATGCCCATGGCAACGTGAAGGGCGGAACGTCCATCGCCGCCGCCATCAAGACCATCATCATTGCCGACTTCGTGATGAGCCTGGACAACGTGATCGCCATCGCCGGCGCGGCCCAGAACGCCCACGCCGACCATCAGATCGGCCTGGTTGCCTTCGGCCTGATCGTCAGCGTGCCGATCATCATCTGGGGCAGCACCCTGGTCCTGAAGCTGATCGACAAGTATCCCTTGGTGGTTACGTTTGGCGCCGCGCTCCTGGGCTGGATCGCCGGTGGCATGCTGATTACCGATGTGGTTGTCGAACGTCAATTCGGTGTTCAGCCGACTACGGTTAAAATCGCTGCAGAAATTATCGGCGCCTTGCTCGTTGTTGTCCTTGGACGGTGGCTGGCAAGCCGCAAAACCGCTTCCAAGGAATCAGCACATGAGTCTGCGTAG
- the hemC gene encoding hydroxymethylbilane synthase, producing the protein MSLPQRLVIATRASRLALWQAEHVRDRLRTLYPACAVELLTLTTRGDQILDRTLSKVGGKGLFVKELENALLDGRADLAVHSLKDVPVDLQAPFELCAILDRADPRDAFVSNRYACLADLPAGAVVGTSSLRRESQIRARFPELVVKPLRGNLDTRLGKLDKGEYDAIVLAAAGLERLGLQARIRSLLDPADSLPAAGQGALGIEIRNDRDDMRAWLAPLISAATTSCVQAERAVSRRLGGSCQVPLAAFAQISGDTLSLRALVASPDGVRMVHTTRSGPVADAEALGEAAAQELLDAGAAAILQELLQAEPRPD; encoded by the coding sequence GTGTCTCTTCCGCAACGCCTGGTCATCGCGACCCGCGCCAGCCGGCTTGCCCTGTGGCAAGCCGAGCATGTGCGCGACCGGCTGCGCACGCTGTACCCGGCGTGCGCGGTTGAGCTTCTTACCCTGACAACCCGAGGCGACCAGATCCTGGACCGTACCCTGTCCAAGGTCGGTGGCAAGGGTCTTTTCGTCAAGGAACTTGAAAACGCGTTGCTCGACGGGCGCGCCGATCTTGCCGTGCACTCGTTGAAAGACGTGCCGGTGGATCTGCAAGCCCCGTTCGAGCTTTGCGCCATTCTTGATCGCGCGGATCCGCGCGATGCCTTCGTATCGAATCGCTACGCCTGTCTGGCAGATCTGCCGGCGGGCGCGGTCGTGGGTACGTCAAGCTTGCGGCGCGAATCGCAGATTCGTGCGCGCTTTCCTGAACTGGTGGTCAAACCGCTACGCGGCAACCTCGACACGCGTCTGGGCAAGCTGGACAAGGGCGAGTACGACGCCATCGTGCTGGCCGCCGCGGGGCTGGAACGCCTGGGCCTTCAGGCGCGCATCCGCAGCCTGCTGGACCCGGCCGACAGCCTGCCGGCCGCCGGGCAGGGCGCCTTGGGCATCGAAATCCGCAACGACCGCGACGACATGCGCGCGTGGCTCGCGCCGTTGATCAGCGCGGCCACCACGTCATGCGTGCAGGCCGAGCGTGCGGTGTCCCGCAGGCTGGGCGGTTCCTGCCAGGTGCCGCTGGCAGCGTTTGCCCAGATCTCTGGCGACACCTTGTCATTGCGCGCCTTGGTGGCCTCGCCGGATGGCGTACGCATGGTCCACACCACCCGTAGCGGCCCGGTGGCCGATGCCGAAGCCCTGGGTGAAGCCGCCGCACAAGAGCTGCTGGATGCCGGCGCCGCCGCCATCCTCCAGGAACTGCTGCAAGCCGAGCCCCGGCCGGACTGA
- a CDS encoding uroporphyrinogen-III synthase, which produces MSTPARVAVLTRPEGRNEALAGRLTDAGWSACILPALEIHPLDVPAAQLPRPDDFDMVVFVSGNAAKQYLRQLAAAHGPRPWPAGVIAATVGPASAQALRESPAFGANTTVLHPGDEAASHDSEALWAVLCGLPALPARVLLVRGTQGRDWLGDKLQAHGAAVTRYAAYLRRPAVWDASALARLRGLAEAGVSATWLITSGEGADAVRANLDAAGLAAWWRQCQFVLTHPTLTRRVPPACHGADGPAMVKICLPNDESIFQAFVAA; this is translated from the coding sequence ATGTCCACCCCCGCCCGAGTCGCCGTCCTGACGCGGCCCGAAGGGCGCAACGAGGCGCTGGCCGGCCGTCTGACCGACGCCGGCTGGTCCGCCTGCATTCTGCCAGCACTGGAAATCCACCCGCTTGATGTCCCCGCCGCGCAATTGCCGCGTCCGGACGACTTCGACATGGTCGTGTTCGTCAGCGGCAACGCGGCCAAGCAGTACTTGCGCCAACTTGCTGCCGCGCACGGTCCGCGCCCCTGGCCCGCCGGGGTGATTGCCGCCACGGTGGGTCCGGCCAGCGCCCAAGCGCTGCGCGAGTCCCCCGCGTTTGGCGCGAATACAACAGTTCTGCACCCTGGCGACGAGGCTGCCAGCCACGATTCCGAAGCCTTGTGGGCGGTGTTGTGCGGCTTGCCTGCCTTGCCGGCGCGCGTGCTGCTCGTGCGTGGCACGCAGGGCAGGGACTGGCTGGGCGACAAGTTGCAGGCCCATGGTGCAGCCGTGACGCGCTACGCCGCCTATCTGCGGCGGCCCGCCGTCTGGGACGCCTCGGCGCTGGCGCGATTGCGCGGCTTGGCCGAGGCGGGCGTATCGGCTACCTGGCTTATCACGAGCGGCGAAGGGGCCGACGCCGTGCGCGCAAATCTGGACGCCGCGGGCCTGGCCGCGTGGTGGCGGCAGTGCCAGTTTGTGTTGACGCATCCAACGCTGACGCGGCGCGTGCCACCGGCCTGTCATGGCGCCGACGGGCCAGCAATGGTAAAAATCTGCTTGCCCAACGACGAGTCGATATTCCAGGCTTTTGTTGCTGCTTGA
- a CDS encoding uroporphyrinogen-III C-methyltransferase: MTDKTPATDPVVHTAAPGASAPASAPADPVKARPAKRGNGPLVTALIIVILLAVGLGYALWKQRTQFVSAGREVATRIDTLTADVAQARKDTREALALAQAQAGRVGELEDTVRETQSQYNALQQAWQNFNDSASDELLANDVERLLTIGNQQLRLAGNVSNAIVALETAQARLARADRPRFSSLQQAINGDLDRLRAVSTVDIPAQSARIERLVALVNKAPLLVPDSAAPGMVATGDAQPAAAPAPTIDPQAGLPADAPWWQRWRAEVASWPGRAGSALAHELGGLITIQRVDEPAALLLSPEQADQVRGTLRQRLLTVQLAMLMRQPAVWKSELDNVGVTLSKYFDSRSPDTVAAQTLARELAQTDIAVRMPDVADSLNAVAALRAAGFKNSGQD; this comes from the coding sequence ATGACAGACAAGACTCCCGCTACCGATCCGGTCGTTCACACGGCCGCCCCGGGCGCAAGCGCGCCCGCATCGGCCCCGGCCGATCCCGTCAAGGCCCGTCCGGCCAAGCGCGGCAATGGCCCCTTGGTCACCGCCCTGATAATCGTCATCCTGCTTGCCGTGGGCTTGGGTTACGCGTTGTGGAAGCAACGCACCCAATTCGTGTCCGCCGGCCGCGAGGTTGCCACGCGCATCGACACGCTGACCGCCGATGTGGCACAGGCGCGCAAGGACACGCGCGAGGCCCTGGCGCTGGCGCAAGCGCAAGCCGGCCGCGTGGGCGAGCTTGAAGACACCGTCCGCGAAACCCAAAGCCAGTACAACGCGCTGCAACAGGCCTGGCAAAACTTCAACGACAGCGCCAGCGACGAACTGCTGGCCAACGACGTCGAACGCCTGTTGACCATCGGCAACCAGCAATTGCGCCTGGCCGGCAACGTGTCCAACGCCATCGTTGCGCTGGAAACCGCGCAAGCCCGTCTGGCACGCGCCGACCGTCCGCGCTTCTCAAGCCTTCAGCAAGCCATCAACGGCGACCTGGACCGCCTGCGCGCCGTCTCCACCGTGGACATTCCCGCGCAATCCGCGCGCATCGAACGCCTGGTGGCGCTGGTCAACAAGGCGCCGCTGCTGGTGCCCGATTCCGCCGCGCCGGGCATGGTTGCCACGGGCGATGCCCAACCCGCCGCCGCGCCCGCGCCGACGATCGATCCGCAGGCCGGCTTGCCCGCCGACGCGCCCTGGTGGCAGCGTTGGCGAGCCGAAGTCGCGTCGTGGCCCGGCCGTGCAGGTTCGGCCCTGGCGCACGAGCTTGGCGGCCTGATCACCATTCAGCGCGTTGACGAACCCGCTGCGTTGCTGCTGTCGCCCGAGCAAGCCGACCAGGTGCGCGGCACGCTGCGCCAGCGCCTGTTGACCGTGCAGTTGGCCATGCTGATGCGTCAGCCCGCCGTCTGGAAGAGCGAGCTCGACAACGTCGGCGTCACCCTGTCCAAGTACTTCGATTCCCGTTCGCCCGATACGGTCGCCGCGCAAACGTTGGCGCGTGAACTGGCCCAGACGGACATCGCCGTGCGCATGCCGGACGTGGCCGACAGCCTGAATGCCGTGGCCGCCTTGCGCGCCGCGGGCTTCAAGAACAGCGGGCAGGATTGA
- a CDS encoding heme biosynthesis HemY N-terminal domain-containing protein has protein sequence MRTWFWTLLLAVIAVALAVVLRSHSGNVLLLVWPWRIGMSLTLAVLLIVAAFIVLYVGLRLLAWLLAIPDRVRVWRGKRAQARDHELLERGWIGLLEGRYAVAEKDLTKLLDQTKVQTRRVLAALSAARAAHGLGEFDRRDRLLATAQEQAGTDPGLTEATATVSADMLLDQGRPERALAVLAPLADGGARHLHTMRLLLRAHTALHHQEQVFTLARGLVRRNALARAEADVLIDTSGAARLRAAAHSDAWRAIWKDLKAEERLLPDIALAGAAAFDAAGEPNEAARVLEAAIAVKFNPALVAAYARCDAEQVSRRLAKAETWLQQRPTDPDLLTALGMLCLNGQLWGQAERYLLRSLSRRSDAQTHALLGSLYDRLDRPADAVRHWRLATAASMALPVLAADAALPAADTGSDPYRVDAEGGYAVGLSDTDGDADVGGDYPSLPPAVAASASDYVLDPDARVSRDQRDRALAPEDAPLAGGTSDIDEYFDSAPIPAAAFDEPVPTYSPAPAAPAKPTPAPASAPVPTTKPPFKDDGSL, from the coding sequence ATGCGTACCTGGTTCTGGACACTGCTGCTCGCCGTCATCGCCGTCGCCCTGGCGGTGGTGCTGCGCTCGCATTCCGGCAACGTGCTGTTGCTGGTCTGGCCGTGGCGCATTGGGATGTCGCTGACGTTGGCCGTGCTGCTGATCGTGGCCGCCTTCATCGTGCTTTATGTGGGTTTGCGTTTGCTGGCGTGGCTGCTTGCCATTCCGGATCGCGTTCGCGTGTGGCGCGGCAAGCGCGCACAGGCGCGTGACCACGAATTGCTGGAACGCGGCTGGATCGGCCTGCTTGAGGGCCGCTACGCGGTCGCCGAGAAAGACCTGACCAAGCTGCTGGACCAAACCAAGGTGCAAACGCGCCGGGTGCTGGCGGCCTTGTCCGCGGCGCGCGCCGCGCATGGCCTGGGCGAATTCGACCGGCGCGACCGCCTGCTTGCCACTGCGCAAGAACAGGCCGGCACCGACCCTGGACTGACGGAAGCCACGGCAACCGTGTCGGCCGACATGCTGCTGGACCAGGGCCGCCCCGAGCGCGCGCTGGCGGTACTGGCGCCGTTGGCTGACGGCGGCGCGCGCCATCTGCACACGATGCGCCTGCTGCTGCGCGCGCACACCGCGTTGCATCACCAGGAACAGGTGTTCACGCTTGCGCGTGGGCTGGTGCGTCGTAATGCCCTGGCCCGTGCCGAGGCCGACGTGTTGATCGACACGTCCGGCGCCGCACGCCTGCGCGCGGCCGCCCACAGCGACGCGTGGCGCGCCATCTGGAAAGATCTGAAGGCCGAAGAGCGCCTGCTGCCCGATATCGCGCTGGCTGGCGCCGCCGCCTTCGACGCGGCCGGCGAGCCCAACGAAGCGGCGCGCGTGCTGGAAGCTGCCATCGCCGTGAAGTTCAACCCCGCACTGGTGGCCGCCTACGCCCGCTGCGACGCCGAACAGGTGTCGCGCCGTCTGGCCAAGGCCGAGACCTGGTTGCAGCAACGTCCGACCGATCCCGATCTGCTGACCGCGCTGGGCATGCTGTGCCTGAACGGCCAGTTGTGGGGCCAGGCCGAGCGATACCTGTTGCGCAGCCTCAGCCGCCGCAGCGATGCGCAAACACATGCGTTGCTGGGCAGCCTTTACGACCGCCTGGATCGGCCCGCCGATGCCGTGCGCCACTGGCGCCTGGCCACGGCGGCCAGCATGGCGCTGCCGGTGCTGGCGGCCGACGCGGCCTTGCCCGCGGCGGACACCGGATCGGACCCGTACCGCGTGGATGCCGAAGGCGGCTATGCGGTGGGCTTGTCGGACACGGACGGCGATGCCGATGTGGGCGGCGACTACCCGTCGTTGCCACCCGCGGTAGCGGCCTCGGCCTCTGACTACGTGCTGGACCCGGACGCCCGCGTCAGCCGTGACCAGCGCGACCGCGCGCTGGCGCCCGAAGACGCGCCGCTGGCCGGCGGCACGTCGGATATCGACGAGTACTTCGACAGCGCCCCGATTCCGGCGGCGGCTTTCGATGAGCCCGTGCCTACGTATTCGCCGGCGCCCGCCGCCCCCGCCAAGCCCACGCCCGCCCCGGCGTCGGCGCCGGTGCCGACGACCAAGCCGCCGTTCAAGGACGACGGCTCGCTTTGA
- the ppa gene encoding inorganic diphosphatase codes for MSLDRVSPGKKLPEDFNVIIEIPMNADPVKYEVDKDTGAIFVDRFMLTAMHYPCNYGYIPQTLSDDGDPADVLVLTPFPIQIGAVVRCRAIGVLEMDDESGGDAKLLAVPIEKLYPPYRNIKSYEDLPTEDVARIQHFFEHYKDLEKGKWVKVKGWKGVDAAHEEIVNSVERYNKA; via the coding sequence ATGAGTCTTGATCGCGTCTCCCCTGGCAAGAAGCTGCCGGAAGACTTCAACGTCATCATCGAAATCCCCATGAACGCCGACCCGGTCAAGTACGAGGTCGACAAGGACACGGGCGCGATTTTCGTTGACCGCTTCATGCTGACCGCCATGCACTACCCGTGCAACTACGGCTACATCCCGCAAACCCTGTCGGACGACGGCGACCCCGCCGACGTGCTGGTCCTGACCCCGTTCCCGATCCAGATCGGCGCCGTCGTGCGCTGCCGCGCCATCGGCGTGCTGGAAATGGACGACGAGTCGGGCGGCGACGCCAAGCTGTTGGCCGTGCCGATTGAAAAGCTGTACCCCCCGTACCGCAACATCAAGTCGTACGAAGACCTGCCGACCGAAGACGTCGCGCGTATCCAGCACTTTTTCGAGCACTACAAAGATCTCGAAAAGGGCAAGTGGGTCAAGGTCAAGGGTTGGAAGGGTGTGGACGCCGCTCACGAAGAAATCGTGAACAGCGTCGAACGCTACAACAAGGCCTGA
- a CDS encoding IclR family transcriptional regulator, translating into MSTPDRMLSILDLFRDDTTAAFQEDVMAHLDCSRATAYRYLKSLTESGLLAPTAGGAYVLGSRIIELDRHLRQHDPLMRAARDVMRATGDELHANLMLCSYYGDKVMCVDRYWTDNSIESSYARGRPFPMFRGATAKPILANLPPYQLRNLMLWHAAEIREAGLGEDWDEFRANLKRLRTAGVCVSHGEVDPGLMGIGAAIFSPEQKVVGSLVFIAAQANTSASRLEVLQARIQVAAAEVSQNLQAPQSNGAAAIGIMPSRPRRIKAPAGATPARTKA; encoded by the coding sequence ATGAGCACTCCCGACCGCATGCTGTCCATCCTTGACCTTTTTCGCGACGACACCACCGCCGCGTTCCAGGAGGACGTCATGGCCCATCTGGATTGCTCGCGCGCCACCGCGTATCGCTACCTGAAATCGCTGACGGAAAGCGGGCTGCTGGCGCCCACCGCGGGCGGGGCCTACGTGCTGGGCTCGCGCATCATCGAACTGGACCGCCATCTGCGCCAGCACGACCCGCTGATGCGCGCGGCGCGCGACGTCATGCGCGCCACGGGCGACGAACTGCACGCCAACCTGATGTTGTGCAGCTACTACGGCGACAAGGTCATGTGCGTGGACCGCTACTGGACCGACAACTCGATCGAATCGAGCTATGCGCGCGGCCGGCCGTTCCCGATGTTCCGGGGCGCGACGGCCAAGCCCATCCTGGCGAACCTGCCGCCCTACCAGTTGCGCAACCTGATGCTGTGGCACGCGGCCGAAATCCGCGAGGCGGGCCTGGGTGAAGACTGGGACGAATTTCGCGCCAACCTGAAACGGCTGCGCACGGCGGGCGTATGCGTGTCGCATGGCGAGGTCGACCCCGGCTTGATGGGGATCGGCGCGGCGATCTTCAGCCCCGAGCAAAAGGTGGTGGGCAGCCTGGTCTTCATTGCGGCCCAGGCGAACACGTCGGCATCGCGCCTTGAGGTCTTGCAAGCGCGCATCCAGGTGGCGGCGGCCGAAGTGTCCCAGAACCTGCAAGCCCCACAAAGCAACGGCGCGGCGGCGATCGGCATCATGCCGTCGCGGCCGCGCCGCATCAAGGCCCCCGCCGGTGCAACACCGGCGCGGACCAAAGCCTGA
- a CDS encoding SDR family NAD(P)-dependent oxidoreductase, translating into MDGALSLLAGKRAVITGGANPRGIGAAVVELFLAQGASVAVLDHAYAEDGPGALVDGRVNLHCDVSRGPSCEAALARAVQALGGLDVLVNNAGIVAATRIWDLPEDEFRRMVDVNLTGTYNVTHAALPALLESTRQPAIVNLGSTAALRGGGLLGGSHYAASKGGVISFTKALARELGPRGVRANCVAPGIIETDMTLGKFGENWEQELKQGIPLQRFGSPAEVAQAILFLASDLSSYSTGIVVDVNGGFHIH; encoded by the coding sequence ATGGACGGCGCGCTGTCGCTGTTGGCCGGCAAGCGCGCCGTGATCACGGGGGGCGCCAATCCCCGTGGCATCGGCGCGGCCGTTGTCGAGCTTTTCCTGGCGCAGGGCGCCAGCGTCGCGGTGCTGGACCATGCCTATGCCGAAGACGGCCCGGGCGCCTTGGTGGACGGCCGCGTCAACCTGCATTGCGACGTGTCGCGCGGCCCCTCGTGCGAGGCCGCGCTGGCCCGCGCCGTACAGGCGCTGGGCGGCCTCGACGTGCTGGTCAACAACGCCGGCATCGTGGCCGCCACGCGAATCTGGGATCTGCCCGAAGACGAATTCCGGCGCATGGTCGACGTCAACCTGACGGGCACCTACAACGTCACGCACGCCGCCCTGCCCGCGTTGCTGGAAAGCACGCGGCAACCGGCCATCGTCAACTTGGGGTCCACCGCCGCCCTGCGCGGCGGCGGCCTGCTGGGCGGCTCGCATTACGCGGCGTCCAAAGGCGGCGTCATCAGCTTCACCAAGGCGCTGGCGCGCGAACTGGGCCCACGCGGCGTACGCGCCAATTGCGTAGCGCCCGGCATTATCGAAACGGACATGACGCTGGGAAAATTCGGCGAAAATTGGGAACAAGAACTCAAACAGGGCATTCCGCTGCAACGTTTCGGCTCGCCCGCCGAGGTTGCCCAAGCCATTCTGTTCCTGGCCTCGGACCTGTCCTCTTATTCAACCGGCATCGTGGTCGACGTCAACGGCGGCTTCCACATTCACTAG
- a CDS encoding ABC transporter substrate-binding protein — MKTRIKNSLAACVLGALSIPAMAQVSDDVVKIGVLGDQSGMMADLSGKFGVEAVKMAVEDFGGNVLGKPIEVISADHQNKVDIGVSVARRWYENDKVDLILDVPNSAIALAVQDLTRQMKRVVIFTSAGSADLTGKACSPNGMHWTYDTYAYATGVANGVIEDGGKSWFFITSDYAFGHSLERDAMAVVKAKGGQVVGSVRHPIASSDFSSFLLQAQASKAQVIGLANGSGDTINSIKQAFEFGIMGSKQRVAALFMSIVDVRSVGLEYAQGLNLVEPFYWDQDDKARQWSERYFKRTGRMPSMVQASNYSATMHYLNAVKAAGTDASEPVLKKMHETPINDFMTENGRIREDGRVMRDLYLFQVKKPSESKRDWDYYNLVRKIPAEQAFRPLKDGGCSLVKS, encoded by the coding sequence ATGAAGACCCGTATCAAGAACAGCCTTGCCGCCTGCGTGCTGGGCGCCCTTTCCATTCCCGCCATGGCGCAGGTATCGGACGACGTCGTGAAGATCGGCGTGCTGGGCGACCAGTCCGGCATGATGGCGGACCTGTCCGGAAAGTTCGGCGTGGAAGCCGTGAAGATGGCCGTCGAGGATTTCGGCGGCAACGTGTTGGGCAAGCCCATCGAGGTGATCTCGGCCGACCACCAGAACAAGGTGGACATCGGGGTGTCGGTGGCGCGCCGCTGGTACGAGAACGACAAGGTGGACCTGATCCTGGACGTGCCCAACTCGGCCATCGCGCTGGCCGTGCAGGACCTGACCCGCCAGATGAAGCGCGTGGTCATCTTCACCAGCGCGGGGTCGGCGGACCTGACGGGCAAGGCGTGTTCGCCCAACGGCATGCACTGGACCTACGACACCTACGCCTACGCCACCGGCGTGGCCAACGGCGTGATCGAGGACGGCGGCAAAAGCTGGTTTTTCATTACTTCCGACTACGCGTTCGGCCACTCGCTGGAACGCGACGCCATGGCGGTCGTGAAGGCCAAGGGCGGCCAGGTGGTGGGCAGCGTGCGCCATCCCATCGCGAGCTCGGACTTTTCGTCTTTCCTGTTGCAAGCGCAAGCGTCAAAGGCGCAGGTCATCGGCCTGGCCAACGGCAGCGGCGACACCATCAACAGCATCAAGCAGGCCTTTGAATTCGGCATCATGGGCAGCAAGCAGCGAGTGGCCGCACTGTTCATGAGCATCGTCGATGTGCGCAGCGTGGGGCTGGAATACGCGCAAGGGCTGAACCTGGTCGAACCGTTCTATTGGGACCAGGATGACAAGGCGCGCCAATGGTCCGAACGCTATTTCAAGCGCACGGGCCGCATGCCGTCGATGGTGCAAGCCAGCAACTACAGCGCCACGATGCACTACCTGAATGCCGTCAAGGCCGCCGGCACAGACGCATCCGAACCCGTGCTGAAAAAGATGCACGAGACGCCCATCAACGACTTCATGACGGAAAACGGCCGCATCCGCGAGGACGGCCGCGTCATGCGCGACCTGTATCTGTTCCAGGTCAAGAAACCGTCGGAGTCCAAGCGCGATTGGGACTACTACAACCTGGTGCGCAAGATTCCGGCCGAACAGGCGTTCCGCCCGCTCAAGGACGGCGGCTGCTCGCTGGTGAAGTCGTGA
- a CDS encoding cupin domain-containing protein has translation MALETPGCPAANALPPLASRFLKVADLPWKPTQVEGIEMKVLMQDKETGLLTALFRWQPGTELPLHEHVEVEQTYVLEGSIVDAEGEVCAGDYVWRPRGNQHIARAPNGALVLSFFLKPNLFIDAYAGQTLE, from the coding sequence ATGGCCCTCGAAACCCCCGGCTGCCCCGCCGCGAATGCGCTGCCGCCCCTGGCGTCGCGCTTTCTGAAAGTGGCCGACCTGCCCTGGAAACCCACGCAAGTGGAAGGCATCGAGATGAAGGTGCTGATGCAGGACAAGGAAACCGGCTTGCTGACCGCCCTGTTCCGCTGGCAGCCCGGCACCGAACTGCCGCTGCACGAACACGTGGAAGTCGAACAGACCTATGTGCTGGAAGGTTCCATCGTGGACGCCGAAGGCGAAGTCTGCGCGGGCGACTACGTCTGGCGGCCACGCGGCAACCAGCACATTGCGCGCGCCCCTAACGGCGCGCTCGTCCTCAGCTTTTTCTTAAAGCCCAATCTGTTCATCGACGCCTACGCCGGCCAGACGCTGGAGTAA
- a CDS encoding SDR family NAD(P)-dependent oxidoreductase — MKHDYLDQTFGLAGRVALVTGAARGLGYAIAEALGRAGARVVVNDLSQAACDAAAAKLAALGIDAHGVSFDVADASAVTDAVARLDDAGLSIDVLVSNAGNQNRKPVVEMTPAEWQALQNVHVNGAFHCARAVLPGMGKRGFGRIVLMSSVAGQATMPNIAAYATAKGAIAAFTRALAVEYGASGVTCNALAPGFVRTDFTQGLQDNPDFQTFLSASVPVGRWATPQDVAPAVVYLASKAASFVNGHVLAIDGGLLARM, encoded by the coding sequence TTGAAACACGACTATCTGGACCAGACGTTCGGTCTGGCGGGGCGCGTCGCGCTGGTGACGGGCGCGGCAAGGGGCCTGGGCTACGCCATCGCTGAAGCGCTGGGCCGCGCGGGGGCGCGGGTGGTGGTCAACGACCTGTCGCAAGCCGCCTGCGACGCCGCGGCCGCCAAGCTGGCCGCGCTGGGAATCGACGCTCATGGCGTGTCTTTTGACGTGGCCGACGCGAGCGCCGTGACCGACGCCGTGGCGCGTCTGGATGACGCGGGCCTGTCCATCGACGTATTGGTCAGCAATGCCGGCAACCAGAATCGCAAGCCCGTGGTCGAGATGACGCCGGCCGAGTGGCAGGCCTTACAGAACGTGCACGTGAACGGCGCGTTTCATTGCGCACGCGCCGTGCTGCCGGGCATGGGCAAGCGCGGCTTCGGCCGCATCGTGCTGATGTCATCGGTGGCGGGGCAGGCGACCATGCCCAACATTGCCGCCTACGCCACCGCCAAGGGCGCCATCGCCGCCTTCACGCGCGCACTGGCGGTGGAATACGGCGCCAGCGGCGTCACGTGTAATGCGCTGGCCCCGGGCTTTGTGCGCACCGATTTCACGCAGGGGCTGCAAGACAACCCCGACTTCCAAACCTTCCTGTCGGCTTCGGTGCCGGTGGGCCGATGGGCCACGCCGCAAGACGTTGCGCCTGCCGTGGTGTACCTGGCCTCGAAGGCCGCCTCGTTCGTCAACGGGCATGTCCTGGCGATCGACGGCGGCCTGTTGGCCCGCATGTAA